The Algihabitans albus genomic sequence GAAAGGTCTCTATCACCGCGGACCGCGCGGAGTTCATGCGTTGCACAGTGCCGATTTGCCGGGACGTGGGCGGGTCGCCGAACGGCACCCAGGCCAGGGTCGCGGCGTTCTCGTCGCGCAGTGAGATCAAGGGTACGACCGACACACCCAAACCCGCTTTCACGCATTCGATCGCCGCTGGCATCGTGTCGACGACGACAACGTCTCGCGGCGAAAGGCCAAGACGCGAGATCTCGGTATCGATCTGATTGGCGAGGGGCACGTTGGTCCTGTAGCGAATGTAGGGCCAGCCGGTCAGCCTGTCCTGCGCACTTTGCCGCCGGGCCGCCGCCGGTCCGACGATGACCAGCGGTTCGCTCAGGAACGGGGTCCATTTCAGACTGGGCGGCACGCCGACATGTTCCGCGACCAGTGCCACGTCCAGCCGGCCGGAGACCACGTCGCTCATCAGCGCTTGTGAAAAGCCCACCGTCAACCGAAAGGTCAGGTGGGGATAGGTCTCGCGCAGATCGGCGATGGCCCGAGGCAGTAGGCCGACGGTGCAGGTGCGCAGCGAACCGATGTTGAGCGTCCCCGTCACGCTGGCGCCCGAAATGTCGGTGCGGGTGTCGTCGACGATCTGGAGGATCGTGCGCGCGGCCTGCAGAAGCTGCACGCCCTTGGCATTGAGTGCTGGCGGGCGCCGGGAGCGGTCGAACATCGGAAACCCGATCTCCTTTTCCAGCGCAGCGATCTGTTGGCTGACGGCCGAAGGAGTCAGATTCACCTTACGTGCGGCTGCCGCGAAGTTACCCTGTTCCGCGATGGCCAAGAGGGTTTGCAGTTGCCGTGTGTCCATGGACATAGATTAAGTTTTTCTAATTAAATAAACAAGAAGTTATCGCTTTGATAAGAAATAATGCACGTTAGAGTAGGGTTTATAACGAGAATCCAAAAATACTGAACAGGAGCCGAGGCTATGAAAATGCTACGCGCCGTGATTGCCGTAGCGGGGACGCTTGGCGCCGTGATGGCACCCGTCGCCGCGCAGGCGGACTATCCCGAAAAACCCGTTGAGTTCATCGTGCCCTGGGGACCGGGCGGCGGCAGCGACACGCTGATGCGGATCGTTGCGAACAACATCGAGCCCTACCTCGGGCAGGCCATGCCGGTCATCAACATGCCCGGCGTCAGCGGCACCGTCGGCCTGGCCGAGGCCTCGAGGCGCACGGCGGACGGTTACACGGTCAGTCAGGTGCATGAAGGGCTTCTCGTGGCCAATGAGACTGGCCTGACGGAGCTCAACTGGGACGATTTCGACCCGATCGGCCTCATGACCGTCTCGCCTCAGTTCTTGGTCGTCAATGCCGACCGCCCCTACGAGACGTTCGAGGAGTTCGTGGCTTACGCCCAAGCGAATCCCGGTGACGTTACGATGGGTGTCACGCTGGGCGGCGTGCCGCATCTCCATGCCGCAATGATCGAAGAGGCCTTCGGGATCGAGTTCTCCTACGTTGGCTACGAAGGCACGGGCGAACGCATCCGCGCCCTGGTTGGCGGCAATCTGGACGCCGCGATCGGCGATATCGCCTCCTCCAAGCAATTCGTCGACAACGGCGATCTGATCTTCCTGGCCACCGGTCACCCCGAGCGCATGGAGCAAACGCCGGACGTGCCGACCTTCAAGGAGTTGGGCGGCGATCTGGAGCTGATGATCACCCGCGGCATCGTGATGCCCAAGGGCAGTCCGGAGGAAGCCCGCGACGCCTTGGAGACGGCCCTCCGGCAACTGGCGTCGGATCAATCCTTCATCGAGCAGATGAACAACGTCGGCAGCGAGGTCGGTTTCCGCGGCCAGGCCGACTATGCCGACTATCTCACCGATCTGACCGAGACGGTGCAGCGCCTATCGACTCGGCTTGCCCCCTAGGCGCGCCGATGGCAGGGACGAAACCCGAAGGGAACGAGGCGGGCGGTGTCGCCCGCCTCATCTCCTACTGCGTCGTACTGGGGGTGTCCGCGTTTCTGTTCATCGACGCGCGCGGTCTGCCCACCAGCCGATGGGAAGTTCTGGGGGCCGGAGCCTTCCCGCAACTCGTCTTCGGACTGCTGTGTGTGCTGTCGGCTCTCGCGATCGTCGGAGCTTTGCGCAAGTTGAGCATGACCGGCGCCGCGGGTTTTGCAGCCGCGGCGGCACACTGGCTGCGCAGTCGCCACCTCGTCTTGGTCATGGCGATCTGTTTCAGTGCCTATCTTCTGGCGATCCCGCAGTTCGGGTTCTCCATCGCGACCTTCGCGTTCCTGATGGTCGCGCAGCTGGCTTTGGCTCCGCGCACCTGGAAATCGCTGCTGCTGGCGCTGGGCATCGCCACGGTCTTCTCGTTCGGGCTGAATGCGCTTTTCGCCGAGCTGTTCAACGTATTTCTGCCACGCGGAGCTTGACCGATGATGGATGCCTTTCTGTCCGGTGCCGGCCAAGTCTTCTCGCCCGACACGTTGATCTACATGCTGATCGGGTCCATTGCCGGAATCATCGCCGCCGCGATCCCCGGCTTTACCGTGACGATGGCCATCGTGCTGACCTTGCCGCTGACCTTCGCGATGGATCCCTTGCAGGGCATCGCGGTGATGCTGGCGGTCTATGTAGGGGGCTATACCGGCGGTCTGATCTCGGCGGCGCTCTTGGGCATCCCCGGCACGCCCTCGGCGGTCGCCACGACCTTCGACGCCTTTCCCATGGCGCGCGCGGGCGAGCCGGGCCGGGCGCTGTCTCTCGGGATCTGGGCGTCCTTCTTCGGGACGGTCCTGTCCACCGCCGTCCTGATCGTGGCCGCGCCGCCGCTCGCGGTCTTCGCGGTCCGGCTGGGACCTTGGGAATACTTCTCTCTCATCGTTTTCGCGCTGACCATCGTCGCCAGTCTGGTGGGTCGGTCGATCCTGCGCGGGCTGATCGCCGGAGCGATCGGCTTGGCCATCTCGACCGTTGGGCCGGATCCGATCATGGGGCGCCCGCGCTTCGATTTCGGGATCGAGATGCTGGCGCCGGGCCTGTCGTTTCTGATCGTGCTGATCGGAATCTTCGCGATCTCGCAACTCCTCTCAGAAGTCGAGGACGCACGCTCGGTCCGGTCAGGTACCGCGCTCTCGACCAAGGACATCGAGTTCCGCACCTGGGCGGTGATGCGCGAGGTGGTGATGCGGCCGGTGAATCTGATCCGTTCGTCCATCGTGGGGGTTCTGGTCGGCGCGTTGCCGGGGGCCGGCGGTTCGATCGCCAATCTGATTGCTTACGACCAAGCCAAACGCGGCTCGAA encodes the following:
- a CDS encoding LysR family transcriptional regulator, producing the protein MSMDTRQLQTLLAIAEQGNFAAAARKVNLTPSAVSQQIAALEKEIGFPMFDRSRRPPALNAKGVQLLQAARTILQIVDDTRTDISGASVTGTLNIGSLRTCTVGLLPRAIADLRETYPHLTFRLTVGFSQALMSDVVSGRLDVALVAEHVGVPPSLKWTPFLSEPLVIVGPAAARRQSAQDRLTGWPYIRYRTNVPLANQIDTEISRLGLSPRDVVVVDTMPAAIECVKAGLGVSVVPLISLRDENAATLAWVPFGDPPTSRQIGTVQRMNSARSAVIETFHDALTRQAQSLQAELSAAQ
- a CDS encoding Bug family tripartite tricarboxylate transporter substrate binding protein, with product MKMLRAVIAVAGTLGAVMAPVAAQADYPEKPVEFIVPWGPGGGSDTLMRIVANNIEPYLGQAMPVINMPGVSGTVGLAEASRRTADGYTVSQVHEGLLVANETGLTELNWDDFDPIGLMTVSPQFLVVNADRPYETFEEFVAYAQANPGDVTMGVTLGGVPHLHAAMIEEAFGIEFSYVGYEGTGERIRALVGGNLDAAIGDIASSKQFVDNGDLIFLATGHPERMEQTPDVPTFKELGGDLELMITRGIVMPKGSPEEARDALETALRQLASDQSFIEQMNNVGSEVGFRGQADYADYLTDLTETVQRLSTRLAP
- a CDS encoding tripartite tricarboxylate transporter TctB family protein encodes the protein MAGTKPEGNEAGGVARLISYCVVLGVSAFLFIDARGLPTSRWEVLGAGAFPQLVFGLLCVLSALAIVGALRKLSMTGAAGFAAAAAHWLRSRHLVLVMAICFSAYLLAIPQFGFSIATFAFLMVAQLALAPRTWKSLLLALGIATVFSFGLNALFAELFNVFLPRGA
- a CDS encoding tripartite tricarboxylate transporter permease codes for the protein MMDAFLSGAGQVFSPDTLIYMLIGSIAGIIAAAIPGFTVTMAIVLTLPLTFAMDPLQGIAVMLAVYVGGYTGGLISAALLGIPGTPSAVATTFDAFPMARAGEPGRALSLGIWASFFGTVLSTAVLIVAAPPLAVFAVRLGPWEYFSLIVFALTIVASLVGRSILRGLIAGAIGLAISTVGPDPIMGRPRFDFGIEMLAPGLSFLIVLIGIFAISQLLSEVEDARSVRSGTALSTKDIEFRTWAVMREVVMRPVNLIRSSIVGVLVGALPGAGGSIANLIAYDQAKRGSKTPEKFGTGTPEGVVASEAGNSATAGGGLIPMISLGIPGSAVDAILMASLMVHGISVGPRLILDNADLVYGMFVAMVVSSFMMLLVCLLSMRAFLRVTEIPKWLIVPAVIVCCVVGSFALNNRVSDLYLLGIVGLFGYVLRTLDYPLAPLVLGVILGPIAETNMRRALMTDADWTLFLTRPVSLIFLSAAALSVAWVIWKHRKSTRNRETAKQ